One window from the genome of Paraconexibacter algicola encodes:
- a CDS encoding DsbA family oxidoreductase produces the protein MLLEIWSDVACPFCFVGKRNLEAALAQFEHADQVEVRWRSFQLAPDAPLTTQATSTEYLARKYGRSLEEAGQMQERMVAMAAEAGIEMHPDRVRMTNTRDAHRLLQLAHESGRQDALKEAFLQAYHADGEHLGDPATLRRLAVDAGLPPERVDAVLGSDEFATAVDADIEQAVEFGLQGVPAFVLDRRMGLTGAQPPEVLLQGLRTAHERAGASASG, from the coding sequence ATGCTCCTGGAGATCTGGTCGGACGTCGCCTGCCCGTTCTGCTTCGTCGGCAAGCGCAACCTCGAGGCCGCGCTCGCGCAGTTCGAGCACGCCGACCAGGTGGAGGTGCGCTGGCGCAGCTTCCAGCTCGCGCCCGACGCGCCGCTGACGACGCAGGCGACCTCGACCGAGTACCTCGCCCGCAAGTACGGCCGGTCGCTCGAGGAGGCCGGCCAGATGCAGGAGCGGATGGTCGCCATGGCCGCCGAGGCCGGCATCGAGATGCACCCCGACCGCGTGCGCATGACCAACACGCGCGACGCGCACCGCCTGCTGCAGCTCGCCCACGAGAGCGGCCGGCAGGACGCGCTCAAGGAGGCGTTCCTGCAGGCCTACCACGCCGACGGCGAGCACCTCGGCGACCCGGCGACGCTGCGGCGCCTCGCGGTCGACGCCGGGCTCCCGCCCGAGCGCGTCGACGCGGTGCTCGGCTCCGACGAGTTCGCCACCGCCGTCGACGCGGACATCGAGCAGGCCGTCGAGTTCGGCCTGCAGGGCGTGCCCGCGTTCGTGCTGGACCGGCGCATGGGCCTCACGGGCGCCCAGCCCCCGGAGGTGCTGCTCCAGGGGCTGCGCACCGCGCACGAGCGCGCGGGCGCTAGCGCTTCTGGATGA
- a CDS encoding LLM class flavin-dependent oxidoreductase, whose translation MTPSTPEFVFAASHEQFTPSQLLQQAIAADAAGFDGIGCSDHFAPWWPEGESGQAWAWLGAAGQATSSRRLGTGVTALVHRYHPAVVAQTFMTLEDLFPGRVFLGVGSGEALNEIPCGADWPSPAEQIERMDQALDVIRRLWAGERVTADHGWFAVRDAKLYSRADRRPDLYVSAFGPQAAEVSGRHGDGLWTLGDPDRVPEILAAHRESAQRHGRDPGKLILQGLIAYARDETALLDGSRGWRGPQPPEVYRDAVGTPEEIQAVAAPQIGDDDLREKLILSTDPTVHVERVLQLVELGADIVCLQNVAGADPLGTIELYGDEVLPAVRRAIAQGEVGQLSR comes from the coding sequence ATGACCCCCTCCACCCCAGAGTTCGTCTTCGCCGCGTCCCACGAGCAGTTCACCCCGTCCCAGCTGCTGCAGCAGGCGATCGCCGCGGACGCCGCCGGCTTCGACGGCATCGGCTGCTCGGACCACTTCGCCCCGTGGTGGCCGGAGGGGGAGTCCGGTCAGGCGTGGGCGTGGCTCGGCGCCGCAGGCCAGGCGACGTCGTCCCGGCGGCTCGGCACGGGCGTGACCGCGCTCGTGCACCGCTACCACCCGGCGGTCGTCGCGCAGACGTTCATGACGCTCGAGGACCTCTTCCCCGGTCGCGTGTTCCTCGGGGTCGGGTCCGGCGAGGCGCTCAACGAGATCCCCTGCGGCGCGGACTGGCCCTCCCCCGCCGAGCAGATCGAGCGCATGGACCAGGCGCTCGACGTCATCCGCCGCCTGTGGGCCGGGGAGCGGGTCACCGCCGACCACGGCTGGTTCGCCGTCCGCGACGCGAAGCTCTACTCGCGCGCCGACCGCCGGCCGGACCTCTACGTCTCCGCGTTCGGGCCGCAGGCCGCGGAGGTCTCCGGCCGTCACGGCGACGGGCTGTGGACGCTGGGGGATCCCGACCGGGTGCCGGAGATCCTCGCCGCCCACCGCGAGTCCGCGCAGCGCCACGGCCGCGACCCCGGGAAGCTCATCCTCCAGGGCCTCATCGCCTACGCCCGGGACGAGACGGCGCTGCTGGACGGGTCGCGCGGCTGGCGCGGCCCGCAGCCGCCCGAGGTCTACCGCGACGCGGTCGGCACCCCGGAGGAGATCCAGGCGGTCGCCGCCCCGCAGATCGGCGACGACGACCTGCGCGAGAAGCTGATCCTCAGCACGGATCCGACCGTGCACGTCGAACGCGTCCTGCAGCTCGTCGAGCTCGGGGCGGACATCGTCTGCCTGCAGAACGTCGCGGGCGCCGACCCGCTCGGGACGATCGAGCTCTACGGCGACGAGGTGCTGCCCGCGGTGCGCCGCGCGATCGCCCAGGGCGAGGTCGGGCAGCTGTCACGATGA
- a CDS encoding PaaI family thioesterase yields MTDRPDPAALAARFATVLEVPVHRALEVRFADPDDPTQGLLLPVRGLALNPQRVLHGGLVPTLLDVAAYLTVVPHLRPGTNAVTHTAQASLARAVPEGATVRFVGHLDRIGRTLAFCGARAYDGDRLVATGTLVKSIVPLPDGSARDA; encoded by the coding sequence ATGACCGATCGTCCCGACCCGGCGGCGCTCGCCGCGCGCTTCGCGACCGTGCTCGAGGTCCCCGTCCACCGGGCGCTCGAGGTGCGGTTCGCCGACCCGGACGATCCGACGCAGGGGCTGCTGCTGCCGGTGCGCGGCCTGGCCCTGAACCCGCAGCGGGTGCTGCACGGCGGGCTCGTGCCGACGCTGCTGGACGTCGCCGCGTACCTGACCGTGGTGCCGCACCTGCGACCGGGGACCAACGCGGTCACGCACACGGCGCAGGCGTCACTGGCGCGCGCGGTGCCGGAGGGGGCGACCGTGCGGTTCGTCGGGCACCTGGACCGCATCGGGCGCACGCTCGCGTTCTGCGGCGCGCGCGCCTACGACGGCGACCGGCTCGTGGCCACCGGCACGCTGGTGAAGTCGATCGTCCCGCTCCCCGACGGCAGCGCGCGCGACGCGTAG